Proteins found in one Papio anubis isolate 15944 chromosome 13, Panubis1.0, whole genome shotgun sequence genomic segment:
- the SSNA1 gene encoding Sjoegren syndrome nuclear autoantigen 1, producing the protein MTQQGAALQNYNNELVKCIEELCQKREELCRQIQEEEDEKQRLQNEVRQLTEKLARVNENLARKIASRNEFDRTIAETEAAYLKILESSQTLLSVLKREAGNLTKATASDQKSSGGRDS; encoded by the exons ATGACCCAGCAGGGCGCGGCGCTGCAGAACTACAACAACGAGCTGGTCAAGT GCATAGAGGAGCTGTGCCAGAAGCGGGAGGAGCTGTGCCGGCagatccaggaggaggaggacgagaaGCAGCGGCTGCAGAATGAGGTGAGGCAGCTGACGGAGAAGCTGGCCCGCGTCAACGAGAACCTGGCACGCAAGATTGCCTCTCGCAACGAGTTCGACCGGACCATCGCGGAGACGGAGGCCGCCTACCTCAAG ATTCTGGAGAGCTCCCAGACTTTGCTCAGCGTCCTCAAGAGGGAAGCTGGGAACCTGACCAAGGCTACAGCCTCAGACCAGAAAAGTAGCGGTGGCAGGGACAGCTGA